A genomic window from Sceloporus undulatus isolate JIND9_A2432 ecotype Alabama chromosome 9, SceUnd_v1.1, whole genome shotgun sequence includes:
- the LOC121915113 gene encoding C-reactive protein-like: MATLYPFLLILASLLGSLGQEDLQKKAFVFPIETNSASVVLKAPLQQQLTSFTICLRYYTLLTREYGLFSYATKTRDNELLLFKPKPNQYRLYLGGASVTFVLPEKKNAKPAWEHICMSWESATGIVELWLDGEPLPRMGLQKGYSISPEASIVLGQDQDSFGGGFAINQSLVGEMKDVYMWDRVLTADEVQLVLQDRSLSNYLINWRSLNYEIKGYVVLKPHLISSRVMYFPSPLPGPFGV; encoded by the exons ATGGCAACCCTTTATCCGTTCCTTCTCATCCTTGCCAGTCTATTGGGGTCCCTTGGCCAAGAAG ATCTCCAGAAGAAGGCGTTCGTCTTCCCCATAGAAACAAATAGCGCCAGCGTGGTCTTGAAGGCTCCTCTCCAACAGCAACTGACCAGCTTCACCATATGCCTGAGATACTACACGCTCCTGACCCGCGAATACGGACTCTTCTCCTACGCCACAAAGACACGAGACAATGAGCTCCTACTCTTCAAGCCCAAACCCAACCAATATAGACTTTATCTTGGGGGGGCCTCTGTAACCTTCGTCCTCCCAGAAAAGAAGAACGCAAAGCCTGCTTGGGAGCACATCTGCATGAGCTGGGAGTCTGCCACAGGAATAGTGGAACTGTGGTTGGATGGGGAACCATTGCCCCGAATGGGGCTTCAGAAAGGTTACTCTATCAGTCCCGAGGCATCTATTGTACTTGGGCAAGATCAGGACTCCTTTGGGGGTGGCTTTGCTATCAACCAATCGCTTGTAGGGGAGATGAAGGATGTGTATATGTGGGATAGGGTTCTGACTGCGGACGAAGTGCAGCTAGTCTTGCAAGATCGCAGTCTTTCCAACTATCTGATCAATTGGAGATCCTTAAACTATGAAATCAAGGGCTATGTTGTTCTTAAGCCCCACTTGATTTCTTCTAGAGTTATGTACTTCCCTTCTCCTTTACCCGGCCCGTTTGGCGTCTAA
- the LOC121915115 gene encoding serum amyloid P-component-like, protein MELVWVCLLIFASLSETSSQEDLSRKVFVFRNEPSDAYVILKALPKEPLHNFTVCLRSYTDLTRPYGLFSYATKSEDNEILIFKPKPGEYRVYIGGEHLSFKVPEDTLDWEHVCFGWESATGIAEFWLNGKPWPRKGLKKGYTVDAGAFIVLGQEQDHYGGGYDSYNSFSGEMTDVYMWEFLLSPHKMRSAYQDLQLPRCALGWKNLEYEIKGDVVVKGRLR, encoded by the exons ATGGAGCTGGTCTGGGTTTGTCTCCTCATCTTCGCCAGTCTATCAGAGACCTCTAGCCAAGAAG ATCTTTCTAGGAAGGTTTTCGTGTTCCGTAATGAACCTAGCGACGCCTACGTCATCCTCAAAGCGCTACCTAAGGAGCCACTTCACAACTTCACGGTGTGCCTGAGATCCTACACCGATCTGACTCGGCCCTATGGCCTCTTCTCCTATGCCACCAAATCCGAAGACAACGAGATCCTGATCTTCAAGCCCAAGCCAGGAGAGTATCGCGTCTACATTGGCGGAGAACACCTGTCCTTCAAAGTCCCGGAAGATACCCTCGACTGGGAACACGTCTGTTTCGGGTGGGAATCAGCCACCGGTATTGCCGAGTTCTGGCTGAACGGGAAGCCTTGGCCAAGGAAAGGGTTGAAGAAAGGGTACACCGTTGATGCCGGAGCGTTCATTGTCCTGGGCCAAGAGCAAGACCATTACGGGGGGGGCTACGACTCGTACAACTCCTTCTCCGGAGAGATGACCGATGTGTACATGTGGGAATTCCTCCTCTCGCCACACAAGATGAGGTCGGCCTACCAGGATTTGCAACTTCCCCGTTGCGCTTTGGGTTGGAAGAATCTGGAGTACGAAATCAAGGGTGACGTAGTAGTGAAGGGCAGGCTGAGATaa
- the ACKR1 gene encoding atypical chemokine receptor 1 isoform X2 — protein MSNFTENYTYEEYPYVDDLLPQPCQFTFCVSFIRSILALLVLATILGFLCSVALGVTLAKCPHLWDRRHPGKHKLFLMSAATTIFATTLAFFAVEVKQGWVFGYHFCQVTRGLKHGCLFAQGLVVAGSACPISWDHLRSLLLAMLWIVGFLCATPAAMISTPGDVCAPSLKPELHPWSLAHTLVFLAIFAILPLVMLLAKVALTWHGKNKCLQMDLTWLLYIFWSPYAIALLLDKLLQENLLTSTCHFQECLDYFLGISEGFGILHCFALPLLFLGLGLRRQRTSKAGRP, from the coding sequence ATGTCCAACTTTACTGAGAATTATACCTACGAAGAGTATCCGTACGTCGACGACCTCCTTCCTCAGCCGTGCCAGTTCACATTCTGCGTCAGCTTCATCCGCAGCATCTTAGCCTTGCTGGTGTTGGCCACCATCCTGGGCTTCCTCTGCAGCGTAGCCCTTGGCGTCACCTTGGCCAAGTGTCCGCACTTGTGGGACCGACGCCATCCAGGAAAGCACAAGCTCTTCCTAATGTCAGCCGCCACCACCATCTTCGCCACCACCTTGGCATTCTTTGCAGTGGAAGTCAAGCAAGGGTGGGTCTTCGGTTACCACTTCTGCCAAGTGACCCGTGGCTTGAAGCACGGATGCCTCTTTGCCCAAGGGTTGGTGGTGGCTGGTAGTGCGTGTCCCATTTCTTGGGACCATCTCCGTTCGCTTTTGCTCGCTATGCTCTGGATCGTGGGGTTCCTATGCGCAACACCCGCAGCCATGATAAGCACCCCTGGCGATGTCTGTGCCCCGAGCCTGAAACCAGAGCTTCATCCATGGTCTCTGGCTCACACCTTGGTCTTTCTGGCTATCTTTGCCATCCTCCCACTGGTGATGCTTTTGGCCAAGGTGGCACTGACATGGCATGGAAAGAATAAGTGCCTACAGATGGACCTAACCTGGTTGCTTTACATTTTCTGGTCACCGTATGCCATAGCTTTGCTCCTGGACAAACTGCTGCAGGAGAACTTGCTAACGTCTACCTGTCATTTCCAAGAATGTCTTGACTACTTCCTCGGGATCTCCGAGGGATTTGGCATCCTTCATTGCTTCGCCCTGCCCCTGTTATTTCTGGGGTTGGGCCTCCGTCGCCAAAGAACCAGCAAAGCGGGAAGGCCCTAA
- the ACKR1 gene encoding atypical chemokine receptor 1 isoform X1 has protein sequence MGNCVHGGRSPGASLKFEDFEGLMSNFTENYTYEEYPYVDDLLPQPCQFTFCVSFIRSILALLVLATILGFLCSVALGVTLAKCPHLWDRRHPGKHKLFLMSAATTIFATTLAFFAVEVKQGWVFGYHFCQVTRGLKHGCLFAQGLVVAGSACPISWDHLRSLLLAMLWIVGFLCATPAAMISTPGDVCAPSLKPELHPWSLAHTLVFLAIFAILPLVMLLAKVALTWHGKNKCLQMDLTWLLYIFWSPYAIALLLDKLLQENLLTSTCHFQECLDYFLGISEGFGILHCFALPLLFLGLGLRRQRTSKAGRP, from the coding sequence GGGAGGAGTCCGGGCGCCAGCCTGAAATTTGAAGACTTTGAAGGCCTGATGTCCAACTTTACTGAGAATTATACCTACGAAGAGTATCCGTACGTCGACGACCTCCTTCCTCAGCCGTGCCAGTTCACATTCTGCGTCAGCTTCATCCGCAGCATCTTAGCCTTGCTGGTGTTGGCCACCATCCTGGGCTTCCTCTGCAGCGTAGCCCTTGGCGTCACCTTGGCCAAGTGTCCGCACTTGTGGGACCGACGCCATCCAGGAAAGCACAAGCTCTTCCTAATGTCAGCCGCCACCACCATCTTCGCCACCACCTTGGCATTCTTTGCAGTGGAAGTCAAGCAAGGGTGGGTCTTCGGTTACCACTTCTGCCAAGTGACCCGTGGCTTGAAGCACGGATGCCTCTTTGCCCAAGGGTTGGTGGTGGCTGGTAGTGCGTGTCCCATTTCTTGGGACCATCTCCGTTCGCTTTTGCTCGCTATGCTCTGGATCGTGGGGTTCCTATGCGCAACACCCGCAGCCATGATAAGCACCCCTGGCGATGTCTGTGCCCCGAGCCTGAAACCAGAGCTTCATCCATGGTCTCTGGCTCACACCTTGGTCTTTCTGGCTATCTTTGCCATCCTCCCACTGGTGATGCTTTTGGCCAAGGTGGCACTGACATGGCATGGAAAGAATAAGTGCCTACAGATGGACCTAACCTGGTTGCTTTACATTTTCTGGTCACCGTATGCCATAGCTTTGCTCCTGGACAAACTGCTGCAGGAGAACTTGCTAACGTCTACCTGTCATTTCCAAGAATGTCTTGACTACTTCCTCGGGATCTCCGAGGGATTTGGCATCCTTCATTGCTTCGCCCTGCCCCTGTTATTTCTGGGGTTGGGCCTCCGTCGCCAAAGAACCAGCAAAGCGGGAAGGCCCTAA